One window of Methanobacterium alkalithermotolerans genomic DNA carries:
- the twy1 gene encoding 4-demethylwyosine synthase TYW1, translating into MALSKENLNKLEKMGYRFVGRQGHAAAKICHWTKKSILNEGVCYKEKFYGIDSHRCLQMSPSIPFCHQKCLFCWRDFSATESQWEGKYDEPGEIIEGCIEAQRKLLCGFFGNEKSNPEKLAQSQNPNNAAISLAGEPLLYPVIEDLIDEFHRRSFTTFLVSNGMSPEKLKNLESEPTQLYISLDAPEKKIFNDLCQPQIPGSWEKLNESLEILPSIDCRTVIRTTCVQKRNMVNPEGYARLIKKADPDFLEIKAYMFVGYSRQRLEKENMPDFKEVNEFASAIGNLCGMEIVNESPESLVVLLGNK; encoded by the coding sequence ATGGCACTTTCTAAAGAAAACTTAAATAAGCTGGAAAAAATGGGATACCGTTTTGTCGGACGGCAAGGGCATGCTGCTGCAAAAATTTGTCACTGGACTAAGAAAAGTATCCTTAATGAAGGAGTTTGCTATAAAGAAAAATTTTATGGGATTGATAGTCATCGATGTTTGCAGATGTCTCCCAGTATTCCTTTTTGTCACCAAAAATGTTTATTTTGCTGGAGAGATTTTTCAGCCACTGAAAGTCAATGGGAAGGGAAATATGATGAACCCGGCGAAATTATAGAGGGATGTATTGAGGCTCAAAGAAAGTTATTATGTGGTTTTTTTGGAAATGAGAAATCTAACCCTGAAAAATTAGCCCAGTCACAAAACCCTAACAATGCCGCTATTTCACTGGCAGGCGAACCCCTGCTTTATCCGGTAATAGAAGATTTAATAGATGAATTTCACCGCAGAAGCTTCACCACCTTTTTGGTAAGTAATGGCATGAGTCCTGAGAAATTAAAGAATTTGGAATCTGAACCCACACAGCTTTACATTTCTCTGGATGCTCCTGAAAAAAAAATATTTAATGATCTTTGCCAACCCCAGATTCCAGGATCATGGGAAAAACTTAATGAATCACTAGAAATCCTGCCCAGCATAGATTGCAGAACAGTTATAAGAACCACATGCGTTCAAAAAAGGAATATGGTTAACCCTGAAGGCTATGCCCGTTTAATTAAAAAAGCAGATCCTGATTTTCTGGAAATCAAAGCCTATATGTTTGTAGGGTATTCCCGGCAGCGCCTGGAAAAAGAAAACATGCCAGATTTTAAAGAAGTAAATGAATTTGCCAGTGCAATAGGGAATTTATGTGGAATGGAAATAGTAAATGAATCTCCAGAAAGTCTGGTGGTACTTTTAGGAAATAAATAA
- a CDS encoding DUF1002 domain-containing protein, protein MKKYLAGFLLILILVSPLYAESAEVIGFSVTLGEATNSNAEYKNAMLNYFQTKTDKNVSEIPVKVITASEVNDISQSITGRTYGPSQIFSCAMVDLSYSPDIKVDVDKSKVTVVTPQMYATALQSSGIDKGYVVVTSPVSASGEAALAGVLRSYEIAVGTPIPEEAKKVSTEELYLGTRLANETGESQDNIAELFSEVKNQTQKQDLEDPSQIKGIVENVSSELNINLSENQTQEVADSVANSQKVQGSLTEFKDQLNNISQQLSTPEPNQDILSQISSFLQWAFEYLQNLISGQ, encoded by the coding sequence GTGAAGAAATATTTAGCAGGATTTTTATTAATTTTAATATTAGTTAGCCCCCTATATGCTGAATCAGCAGAAGTAATTGGTTTTTCTGTAACCCTTGGCGAAGCAACCAATAGTAATGCAGAATATAAAAATGCTATGCTGAATTATTTCCAAACAAAGACCGATAAAAATGTTTCAGAAATCCCTGTTAAAGTAATAACCGCTTCGGAAGTAAATGATATTTCCCAAAGCATTACTGGGAGGACATATGGTCCCAGCCAAATTTTCTCCTGTGCCATGGTGGATTTAAGTTATTCCCCTGACATTAAGGTAGATGTGGATAAAAGTAAGGTTACTGTGGTAACTCCCCAAATGTATGCTACTGCACTGCAATCTTCTGGAATTGATAAAGGATACGTGGTGGTAACATCTCCTGTGTCGGCCTCAGGGGAAGCAGCACTGGCTGGTGTTTTAAGATCATATGAGATAGCTGTGGGAACTCCTATTCCAGAAGAAGCTAAAAAAGTTTCCACTGAAGAACTTTATTTAGGAACCCGTTTAGCCAATGAAACGGGAGAAAGCCAGGATAATATTGCAGAATTATTCAGTGAAGTGAAAAATCAAACCCAAAAACAGGATTTAGAAGATCCTTCTCAGATAAAGGGAATTGTGGAAAATGTGTCCAGCGAACTAAATATAAATCTCTCAGAAAACCAAACTCAGGAAGTGGCAGATTCTGTGGCTAATTCTCAAAAAGTACAGGGCAGTTTAACTGAATTTAAAGATCAGTTGAATAACATAAGTCAACAGCTCTCCACACCAGAACCAAATCAGGATATTTTAAGTCAGATATCAAGTTTTTTACAGTGGGCGTTTGAATATCTCCAGAACTTAATATCCGGACAATAA
- the sucC gene encoding ADP-forming succinate--CoA ligase subunit beta, whose amino-acid sequence MKLYEYSAKKIFQKEGIPIPPGEVARSGKEAQIIAAKMEKAVAIKSQVLVGGRGKAGGIKFSDNPQKAEEITRELLKTQIKGEAVNMVLVEQKAEIQKEFYLSIAMDRSSRKPLIMASGEGGVDIEDLAINNPEKIIKYYINPLEEFLPYQAREISRKMGVGSELISSVGAIIWKLFQVFQKYDAHLAEINPLVVTPEGVLAADAKLDLDDDSIYRLPELKDLEEFESEEFAFVKLEGDIAVIGNGAGLTLTGMDMIKLNGGEPATFLDIGGGASPEIIKKALNLVLAHTPVKVIFLNVLGGITRADDVARGVINALKDTPKNVPLVIRLTGTNEEEGQRLLSDAGVSYETSMEDAAKKAVEICKSL is encoded by the coding sequence ATGAAACTTTATGAATATAGTGCTAAAAAAATTTTTCAAAAAGAAGGCATACCCATACCGCCGGGTGAAGTAGCCCGAAGTGGGAAAGAAGCCCAGATAATTGCTGCAAAAATGGAAAAAGCAGTGGCTATAAAATCTCAGGTCCTGGTGGGAGGTAGAGGTAAAGCTGGGGGAATAAAATTCTCAGATAATCCTCAAAAAGCTGAAGAAATTACCCGGGAATTACTCAAAACCCAGATAAAAGGCGAAGCAGTAAACATGGTTTTAGTGGAACAAAAAGCTGAAATTCAAAAAGAATTTTACTTAAGCATAGCCATGGATCGTTCTTCCCGAAAACCATTGATTATGGCTAGTGGAGAAGGAGGGGTTGATATTGAGGATCTTGCAATTAATAACCCTGAAAAAATCATAAAATATTATATAAATCCTCTGGAGGAATTTTTACCATACCAGGCCCGGGAAATTTCCCGTAAAATGGGGGTGGGTAGTGAGCTTATTTCTTCTGTGGGTGCAATTATCTGGAAATTATTTCAGGTATTCCAAAAATATGATGCCCATCTGGCAGAGATAAATCCGCTGGTAGTCACTCCCGAAGGTGTTTTGGCAGCAGATGCCAAACTAGATCTGGATGATGATTCTATTTACAGACTCCCTGAATTAAAGGATTTAGAAGAGTTTGAATCTGAAGAATTTGCCTTTGTTAAATTAGAGGGAGATATTGCTGTTATTGGCAATGGGGCAGGGTTGACCCTCACCGGAATGGATATGATTAAACTTAATGGAGGAGAACCTGCAACCTTTTTAGATATTGGGGGAGGCGCCTCACCAGAAATTATTAAAAAAGCACTTAATCTGGTTTTAGCTCATACTCCAGTGAAAGTAATATTCCTAAATGTATTGGGAGGTATCACCCGGGCAGATGATGTTGCCAGGGGTGTAATAAATGCTCTTAAGGATACTCCAAAGAATGTTCCTCTGGTTATACGCCTTACCGGCACTAATGAAGAAGAGGGGCAAAGGTTGCTTTCTGATGCAGGTGTTTCTTATGAGACATCTATGGAAGATGCTGCTAAAAAAGCAGTAGAGATCTGTAAATCCCTTTAA
- a CDS encoding 2-oxoacid:ferredoxin oxidoreductase subunit gamma → MRKEIRIAGFGGQGIILAGIVIGKAASLYDQIYAVQTQSYGPEARGGASRAEVVISSEEIDYPKVQKPDILVAMSHPALMAYLDDLKDGGILIADPDMIIEEDIMPFIQKHDINYFKAPVTRTAEDKIGLKIVANIVMIGAIARATNIISEEAARNAIKDSVPPGTEDKNLAAFEAGMAIFD, encoded by the coding sequence TTGCGCAAGGAAATAAGAATCGCAGGATTTGGAGGCCAGGGTATTATCCTGGCAGGAATAGTTATTGGTAAAGCTGCTTCTTTATATGACCAGATATATGCCGTGCAGACTCAATCTTATGGGCCTGAAGCAAGGGGGGGTGCTTCCCGGGCAGAAGTGGTTATAAGTTCTGAGGAAATTGACTACCCCAAAGTTCAAAAGCCAGATATACTGGTGGCAATGTCTCATCCTGCTTTAATGGCATACCTGGATGACCTGAAAGATGGCGGAATTTTAATTGCTGATCCGGATATGATCATAGAAGAAGATATAATGCCCTTTATCCAGAAACACGATATCAATTATTTCAAGGCCCCGGTAACCCGCACTGCTGAAGATAAAATCGGCCTTAAAATAGTAGCCAACATTGTCATGATAGGTGCCATTGCCCGTGCAACAAATATAATATCTGAGGAAGCAGCAAGAAATGCAATCAAAGATAGTGTGCCACCCGGTACTGAAGATAAAAACCTGGCAGCTTTTGAAGCAGGTATGGCCATTTTTGATTAA
- a CDS encoding 2-oxoacid:ferredoxin oxidoreductase subunit beta gives MEETNESPFMKYLRKDRLPNIFCAGCGNGTVLNAFFKGMEMAQMDLNNINMASGIGCSSRIPGYVKCDSLHTTHGRPISFATGIKLGNPNMDVVVFTGDGDAAAIGGNHLIHAARRNIDLTVICINNSIYGMTGGQISPTSPLGSYASTAPYGAFEKPFDLAELVSASGATYVARWTTAQPLQLANAIKNALNNKGFSFVEAVSQCHTYYGRKNKMKSPLEMLRWMKDNSINKRKADKMNPEELAGKLIVGEFVNKNQAEYSQELYDLIENKSGDRFKSIKSAYMGD, from the coding sequence ATGGAAGAAACCAATGAAAGTCCTTTCATGAAATATCTTAGAAAGGATAGGCTTCCCAATATTTTCTGTGCTGGTTGTGGTAATGGAACCGTATTAAATGCCTTTTTTAAAGGCATGGAAATGGCTCAAATGGATTTAAATAATATAAATATGGCATCAGGTATTGGATGTTCATCTAGAATACCAGGATATGTCAAATGCGATTCATTACACACTACTCATGGAAGGCCTATTTCTTTTGCAACAGGCATTAAATTAGGAAATCCGAATATGGATGTGGTAGTATTCACTGGTGATGGCGACGCGGCTGCTATTGGAGGTAATCATCTTATTCATGCCGCCAGAAGAAATATTGACCTCACCGTGATTTGTATTAACAACAGTATCTATGGAATGACCGGAGGACAAATAAGTCCCACCTCACCCCTGGGAAGTTATGCAAGTACAGCTCCTTATGGTGCCTTTGAAAAGCCTTTTGATCTTGCTGAACTTGTTTCAGCTTCAGGAGCTACATATGTAGCTAGATGGACCACAGCTCAGCCACTTCAACTGGCAAATGCTATTAAAAATGCATTGAATAATAAAGGATTTTCATTTGTTGAAGCGGTTTCCCAGTGTCATACCTATTATGGACGTAAAAATAAGATGAAGTCTCCTCTGGAAATGCTCAGATGGATGAAAGATAATAGCATAAATAAAAGGAAAGCTGATAAAATGAATCCTGAGGAACTGGCTGGAAAATTAATTGTAGGAGAATTTGTTAATAAAAACCAGGCGGAATATTCACAGGAATTATATGACCTCATTGAAAACAAAAGTGGAGATAGGTTCAAATCTATTAAATCTGCATACATGGGGGATTAA
- a CDS encoding 2-oxoacid:acceptor oxidoreductase subunit alpha, translating into MNNEYFIQGNEACAHGAIKAGCMFFGGYPITPSTEIAESMAVLLPKEGGSFIQMEDEIAALGSVIGAVWTGVKGMTATSGPGLSLMQEHIGYAAMTETPLVIADIQRGSPSTGQPTMASQSDMMQARWGSHGDYEIIALSPSSVQECFDFTVEAFNLSEKYRVPVIVLGDEIVGHMREKISIGEETDLISRKMPSKSPGDFLPFKADPTDTPEMPPFGEGYNLHVTGLTHDDQGYPDASRPEQHSKLVNRLCDKILKNRDNITRVKQEFCEDADIILISYGAPSRSVTTAVKNAREEGIKAGYIKIDTPWPFPEKQIQKAAESASKLIVVEMNLGQMFYEVQRVAAGQSQVYLHPKIGGEIHKPAEILSKIKSV; encoded by the coding sequence ATGAATAATGAATATTTCATTCAGGGCAATGAAGCATGTGCCCATGGAGCCATAAAAGCAGGGTGTATGTTTTTTGGAGGATACCCCATTACACCTTCAACTGAAATAGCAGAAAGCATGGCTGTACTTCTTCCTAAAGAAGGAGGATCCTTTATTCAGATGGAAGACGAAATCGCAGCATTGGGATCAGTTATTGGAGCGGTGTGGACGGGGGTTAAAGGAATGACCGCCACTTCCGGCCCGGGACTATCTTTAATGCAGGAACATATTGGTTATGCTGCTATGACTGAAACCCCTTTAGTAATAGCTGATATTCAGAGAGGCTCTCCATCAACAGGACAGCCCACCATGGCTTCTCAAAGCGATATGATGCAGGCCCGGTGGGGATCTCATGGAGACTATGAAATAATAGCCCTATCACCATCTTCTGTCCAGGAATGTTTTGACTTTACTGTGGAGGCATTTAATTTATCAGAAAAGTACAGGGTACCGGTTATAGTTCTGGGAGATGAGATAGTGGGACATATGAGGGAAAAAATATCCATAGGAGAAGAAACTGATTTAATTAGTCGTAAAATGCCATCTAAATCTCCAGGAGATTTTCTACCATTTAAGGCCGATCCCACAGATACTCCTGAAATGCCGCCATTTGGAGAAGGCTATAATTTACATGTAACTGGACTTACTCACGATGATCAGGGATATCCTGATGCATCTAGACCAGAACAACACTCTAAACTGGTTAATCGACTATGTGATAAAATATTAAAAAATAGAGATAATATAACCCGAGTAAAACAGGAATTTTGTGAAGATGCAGATATAATCCTGATATCTTATGGGGCCCCTTCCCGATCAGTTACTACTGCAGTAAAAAATGCCAGGGAGGAGGGTATTAAAGCAGGATACATTAAAATAGATACTCCGTGGCCTTTCCCTGAAAAACAGATTCAAAAAGCAGCAGAATCTGCAAGTAAACTTATAGTAGTAGAGATGAATCTAGGTCAAATGTTTTATGAAGTACAGAGAGTTGCTGCTGGACAATCTCAGGTTTATCTACATCCTAAAATTGGCGGGGAGATACACAAACCTGCTGAAATATTATCTAAAATTAAATCAGTCTAA
- a CDS encoding 4Fe-4S dicluster domain-containing protein yields the protein MIKLDPNLCKGCNICMEFCPKKVYEQSKTLDKKGVHIPIPKNQDECSKCNLCALMCPDQAIKVEEDDE from the coding sequence ATGATAAAACTAGACCCTAATCTATGTAAGGGATGCAATATTTGCATGGAATTCTGTCCTAAAAAGGTATATGAGCAATCTAAAACTTTGGATAAGAAGGGAGTGCACATCCCCATACCAAAAAATCAGGATGAATGTTCTAAATGTAATTTATGTGCTTTGATGTGTCCTGATCAAGCTATAAAGGTGGAGGAAGACGATGAATAA
- a CDS encoding dihydroneopterin aldolase family protein: MDINDKDKVNEKYFSNLSSRERAIFEGAISMGALFHQFIGTPVSLKSADSLQKAIEESIKLQPGVKKIKVRINPHILAELDTEFEYTSLTGDMLDVELHCDFKKTRAVIRMNFIPDLNYPLMYVESIKEE; encoded by the coding sequence ATGGATATCAATGATAAAGATAAAGTAAATGAAAAATATTTCAGCAATCTATCTTCCCGGGAGAGGGCTATATTTGAGGGGGCCATAAGCATGGGTGCACTTTTCCACCAATTCATAGGAACTCCGGTAAGTTTGAAAAGTGCGGATTCTCTTCAAAAAGCCATTGAAGAAAGTATTAAATTACAGCCAGGAGTCAAGAAGATTAAAGTCCGGATTAATCCTCATATATTAGCTGAATTAGATACGGAATTTGAATATACTTCCCTCACAGGAGATATGCTGGACGTGGAACTCCATTGTGATTTTAAAAAAACCAGGGCGGTAATTAGAATGAATTTTATCCCTGATCTGAATTATCCCTTAATGTATGTGGAGAGCATAAAGGAAGAATAA
- a CDS encoding class E sortase codes for MRISTFFIVVGMLIISLYFLIDVSFYASQIVMENNTTTAVVVMPSIDVTQNINNKSVSYGVYHEPQSMKPGNGTVILFGHRTMYGSPFFKLDGLKAGDSVFLEWPGVGKGEYRVNNTFIVPASYRISVEQGEKLFLITCHPIGSARERLIVETDLVSLTPLNETFTQDNPENYYAILMIAGFLIGGLALTYFYPVNEDKKIVLFVVIALTLFLTLAYLFPIPPDFITGKLSDINNLFGI; via the coding sequence ATGCGAATCTCTACCTTTTTTATTGTAGTGGGAATGTTGATCATATCCCTTTATTTTTTAATTGATGTAAGTTTTTATGCATCCCAAATTGTAATGGAAAACAATACCACCACTGCGGTTGTGGTAATGCCCTCTATTGATGTTACTCAAAATATTAATAATAAATCTGTTTCCTATGGTGTATATCATGAACCTCAATCCATGAAACCTGGAAATGGAACTGTTATTCTTTTTGGACATCGTACCATGTATGGATCACCTTTTTTTAAATTGGATGGATTAAAAGCAGGTGATTCTGTTTTCCTGGAATGGCCGGGGGTGGGAAAAGGTGAATATAGGGTTAACAATACCTTTATTGTCCCGGCTTCCTACCGAATATCAGTGGAACAGGGTGAAAAATTATTTTTAATTACTTGTCATCCTATAGGCTCTGCCCGGGAACGTTTGATAGTTGAAACAGACTTAGTTAGTTTAACACCCTTAAATGAAACATTTACTCAGGATAATCCTGAGAACTATTATGCAATCTTAATGATCGCGGGGTTTTTAATTGGTGGACTGGCACTGACTTACTTTTACCCGGTAAATGAGGATAAAAAAATAGTATTATTTGTGGTAATCGCCTTAACACTATTTTTAACACTGGCCTATCTCTTCCCTATTCCTCCTGATTTTATTACTGGAAAGTTATCTGATATAAATAATTTATTTGGTATTTAA
- a CDS encoding DUF515 domain-containing protein, which yields MLDKLKGSKKKNNKDSPPDLRKNGEKESSDVGGKIQDLVGKISGKANKSEEKPSRGPVKKARPMPKPRIKPKGDEKIRLKPKDKAKKPIGAKAASGGGPFGRKLPGDDDDQRTIIGAAVFGLILIILVASGYYFLVYAPYQETLQDAKATKLNEINAYFKGPLAVDPEKQALLADIDAGVTPEQVLSVDVIGPATNSWRTYQNQQLNSKKDPFDRVMIVYSTDPSAPEQDTSGSQKNVIMKASDAQRFISQADATVLANMEIQTPDTVAVPIIISRLQAAGGLISVGNMVDVYLRVSPEQEQQAQPEQNETEEGEEAQPAQTTQTPESSTPQISGATVLAILRAKDSGTIDARVTRGQSFSVNELISQSQREQTSSADVEQLLRAAASGGFNEAETRALLQNYGIKLSDFERTSNLGELDAQYLLLLEVPRENVLFLIQNMDSIILTVPTQQAPNWMINELRTIYG from the coding sequence ATGTTAGATAAGTTGAAAGGTAGTAAAAAGAAAAACAATAAAGATTCTCCTCCAGATCTGAGGAAAAACGGCGAGAAAGAATCGTCTGACGTGGGAGGCAAAATCCAAGATCTGGTTGGTAAGATATCTGGAAAAGCGAATAAGAGTGAAGAAAAACCTTCGAGGGGTCCAGTTAAGAAAGCTCGACCAATGCCTAAACCTAGAATCAAGCCTAAGGGCGATGAAAAAATCAGGCTTAAACCTAAAGATAAAGCTAAAAAGCCTATAGGGGCCAAAGCTGCTTCTGGTGGGGGTCCTTTCGGAAGAAAATTGCCTGGCGATGATGATGATCAAAGGACGATTATTGGTGCGGCGGTTTTCGGTCTGATTTTGATAATACTGGTAGCTTCTGGTTATTATTTCCTTGTTTATGCTCCTTATCAAGAAACGTTGCAGGATGCTAAGGCAACCAAATTAAATGAAATTAATGCCTATTTTAAAGGTCCATTAGCTGTAGACCCTGAAAAACAGGCTCTTCTAGCTGATATTGATGCAGGAGTAACTCCTGAGCAGGTACTGTCGGTGGATGTGATTGGCCCGGCTACTAATTCCTGGCGAACATATCAAAACCAGCAACTCAATAGCAAAAAAGATCCTTTTGACAGGGTAATGATTGTTTATTCCACTGATCCGTCTGCACCTGAACAGGATACTTCTGGTTCTCAGAAAAATGTAATCATGAAGGCCAGTGATGCCCAAAGATTTATTTCCCAGGCAGATGCTACTGTTCTGGCTAATATGGAAATTCAAACCCCGGATACCGTGGCAGTACCCATAATTATATCTCGATTACAGGCGGCAGGGGGCCTAATTAGTGTGGGTAATATGGTGGATGTTTATCTGAGGGTTTCTCCGGAGCAGGAACAACAAGCACAACCTGAACAAAATGAAACAGAAGAGGGAGAAGAAGCACAACCAGCTCAAACAACTCAGACACCTGAAAGTTCAACTCCTCAAATTAGTGGAGCTACTGTTCTGGCAATATTAAGGGCTAAAGACAGTGGAACTATTGATGCCAGGGTGACCCGTGGCCAGAGTTTTTCAGTTAATGAACTGATTTCCCAAAGCCAACGAGAACAAACATCTTCTGCTGATGTGGAACAACTATTAAGGGCAGCTGCATCAGGAGGATTTAATGAAGCTGAAACAAGGGCTTTACTCCAAAACTATGGAATCAAGTTATCTGACTTTGAGAGAACATCCAATCTTGGTGAACTGGATGCACAGTACTTACTCTTGCTGGAAGTACCTAGAGAAAATGTTTTATTCTTAATACAGAATATGGACAGCATAATTCTAACAGTTCCTACTCAGCAAGCTCCAAATTGGATGATTAATGAATTAAGAACCATATATGGTTGA
- a CDS encoding archaetidylserine synthase, with protein MSLETMRIKDYFSLPDLFSIFNAVFGFMAIIMAMDGYLIISAQLILIAVIFDSIDGWVARKINRDDKLGFGKNMDSLCDVISFGVAPGIFLYSATLSYDIRYINILVSLLIVICGILRLSRFNVISQIGTPQDKFVGLPIPITAVVLASFYLTGMFREDIALLIMTIVSLLMISTLEYPKIRSIKTAGLSLILILTVSLPQNIQISLMNIPAMILFILTMTFIIFMPILALFTNLRSGPHVR; from the coding sequence ATGAGTCTAGAAACTATGCGAATAAAAGATTACTTTTCTCTTCCAGACCTTTTCTCCATTTTTAATGCTGTATTCGGATTTATGGCTATTATAATGGCCATGGACGGTTATTTAATAATTTCTGCTCAATTAATATTAATTGCAGTAATTTTTGATTCTATTGATGGATGGGTGGCACGAAAAATAAATAGGGATGATAAATTAGGATTTGGAAAAAATATGGATTCATTATGTGATGTTATATCCTTTGGTGTTGCGCCGGGAATCTTTTTGTATTCAGCCACTTTATCATATGATATACGATACATTAATATATTAGTAAGTCTCTTAATAGTAATATGTGGTATATTGAGGCTTTCAAGGTTCAATGTCATTTCACAAATTGGAACTCCACAAGATAAATTTGTGGGATTGCCCATACCTATTACTGCTGTGGTGCTGGCATCATTTTATCTTACCGGTATGTTTAGGGAGGACATAGCTCTCCTGATAATGACTATCGTGTCCTTATTAATGATTAGTACCCTAGAGTATCCTAAAATAAGAAGCATTAAAACTGCAGGACTGTCTTTAATATTAATACTGACAGTTTCATTGCCTCAAAACATTCAAATAAGTTTGATGAATATCCCGGCCATGATTTTATTCATCCTAACCATGACTTTCATAATATTTATGCCCATTTTGGCCTTATTCACGAATCTAAGAAGTGGTCCACATGTTAGATAA
- a CDS encoding archaetidylserine decarboxylase, which produces MFVKGTFKKASILFTLALLPFLFGYFIISFLLFSFIAFLMQFFRDPNRNSPMDKGIVVAAADGRILKGKIDRIEQVDYDYPLMEYVLEKNEKGILISTFMSPFDVHVNRAPVSGQVVKTKYCPGKFKVAFGNVKTENEKNLIVIESEYGKIGVIQIAGFVARRIVQYVQVGDEVNIGSRLGMIRFGSRVDLIVPYEKFKVMVEVGDKPKAGETVMASLK; this is translated from the coding sequence ATGTTCGTCAAAGGAACTTTCAAAAAAGCAAGTATACTATTTACCCTAGCACTTTTACCATTCCTTTTTGGTTATTTTATAATAAGTTTTCTTCTTTTTTCTTTTATAGCATTTTTAATGCAATTTTTTAGAGATCCAAATAGAAATTCCCCAATGGATAAAGGAATTGTGGTGGCAGCAGCAGATGGCAGAATTTTAAAGGGCAAAATTGATCGTATAGAACAGGTGGATTATGATTACCCTTTAATGGAGTATGTTCTGGAAAAAAACGAAAAAGGAATTCTAATTAGCACCTTCATGTCTCCTTTTGATGTTCATGTTAATCGTGCTCCTGTATCAGGCCAGGTGGTTAAAACTAAATATTGCCCGGGAAAATTCAAGGTGGCCTTTGGTAATGTGAAGACCGAAAATGAAAAAAATCTGATTGTTATTGAGTCTGAATATGGGAAAATAGGGGTTATTCAGATAGCCGGTTTTGTTGCTCGCAGGATTGTCCAATATGTTCAGGTGGGGGATGAGGTAAATATAGGGAGTCGTTTAGGCATGATCCGGTTTGGATCCCGTGTTGATTTAATAGTACCCTATGAAAAATTTAAGGTAATGGTAGAAGTAGGAGATAAACCCAAGGCTGGAGAAACAGTTATGGCCTCTTTAAAGTGA